From Halomarina ordinaria:
TCACGTCTGGTTCGTCCCGTCGGTCGTCGGGGGGGTGAGCGTCCTGTTCGGCCTCGTCGTCCTGCTCGCCGGGCCGTCGTGGCTCTCGGTCCGGGCGGCACCCGACGCGGTCGACGACGTCGGCCTCAGGCGGTTCCTGGGGACGTGTCTCGTCGGCTTCGGCCTCTCGTCGGTCGGCCTCGGCTTACTCCACGAGACCTACGGTATCCCGCGGTTCGGGTGGGCCGTGTACCTCTTCGCGCTCACGCTCGGGACGTGTTACGTCCTCGCCAGGGCCGCCCGGTACGTCGAGGACGCGACCGGAGACGGCACCGGCGAGCGTATCGAACGTCCGGAACGCCCGGAACGCCCGGAACGTCCGGAACGCACGCCGGTCGCGGAACCCGACGTCGACTCCTCGGACTAATTTTCTATCCACAGTAGACCGTCGGAAACACTATCTCTCCCACCGTCCAATCCGGTGCGTGATGCAGGAGGCGTGGCTGTTCGACGTCGGTGCCGGGGGGGCCGTCGCGCTCCTCGGGGCGGCCGTCTGGCTCGGCGACGTACCCGCACGCGTGGCGGGCTACGACGCGGAGCGTGTCACCGACGAGTCGGCACTCACCGCGTTCGTCGGCCGCTGGGTCGTCCTCGTCGGCGCGTTGCTCGTCGCGATGGGCCTGTTCGGCAGTCGCCGGCCCCTCCCTGACAGCGCGTGGGTGGGGTACGCCGGCGTCGTCCTCGTCGTCTGTTGTTACCTCGCCTACGGGTCGCGTCGCTACGAGGCGTGACCCTCAGGGCCACGTCCCGCCCTGTTCGTAGGCGGAGACCACGCGGTCGATGGCGACGATGTACGCCGCGGTGCGGAAACTGGGTGCGTCCTTCCCCTCGTAGGCGGTCACCAGCGCGTCGAACCCGTCGACGATGTAGCGTTCGAGTTCGTCGTTGACGCGCTCTTCGGTCCAGTAGAAGCGCTGGCGGTTCTGGACCCACTCGAAGTAGCTGACGGTGACGCCACCCGCGTTGGCGAGGATGTCGGGGAACACCGCCACCTCCCGCTCGGTGAGCACGTCGTCGGCGTCGGGCGTCACCGGCCCGTTCGCCGCCTCGACGACGACGTCGGCCTCCATCTCCCGGGCGATGTCCTCGTCGATGGCGTTCTCCAGGGCGGCCGGGACGAGCAGGTCCACGTCGAGCGTCAGGAGCTCCTCGTTCGAGAGTTCCTCCTCGACGTCCTCGTAGTCGGTGACGCTCCCGGACTCGTCCTTGACGTCCTTGACCGCGGCCGCGTCGAAGCCCTCGGAGTGGTAGATGGCGCCGCCGGAGTCGGAGACGGCGACGACGTCGGCACCGAGTTCGGACTGGATGAGTTTCGCGGCGACCGACCCGGCGTTGCCGTACCCCTGGACGGCGACCGTCGCGCCCTCGGTGTCCTTCCCGAGGTAGTCGAACGCCTCGCGAGCGGTGAGCATCACGGAGCGACCCGTCGCCTCGACGCGCCCGGCGCTCCCGCCGCTGTCGGGGGCCTTCCCCGTGACGACGCCCGGCGCCGTCGTGTTCTCGAGTGTCTCGTAGGTGTCCTTTATCCAGTTCATCTCCCGCTGACCGGTGTTGACGTCCGGGGCGGGGACGTCCGTGTCGGGGCCGATGAACGGCCGGAGTTCCTTCGCGAACGCGCGGGTGACGCGCTCGAGTTCGCCGTCGGAGTACTGGCGGGGGTCGATGGCGATGCCGCCCTTCCCGCCGCCGTAGGGGATGTCGACGATGGCCGTCTTGTACACCATCCACCCGGAGAGCGCCTTCACCTCGTCGCGCCCCACGTCGGGGTGATAGCGGATACCGCCCTTGTACGGCCCCCGGTCGCCGTTGAACTGCGAGCGAAACGCCTTGAACACCTCGAGTGACCCGTCGTCGAGTTCGACGGTCAGGTTCGTCTCTATGATTCGCTCGGGGTGTTTCAGCCGTTCGAGCAGGTCCGAAGAGACGTCGAGATGGTGGGCGGCGTCGTCGAGTTGCTCCTGGAGACTCTCGAAAGGATTTGCCGCATCAGACATAGTCGACCCTCGCAAGGGTCGCTGTTAAGTATGTCGTCAGCGCTCGTGGAGCCGTCCACCCACCGCGACCGAGCGTGTCAGTAGCACGCACCTACTCCGGTAAGGCGACCCTTACGGCGACTCGTCGGCGCGTTCGAGGACGTTCCGCGCCCGGGCGACGAGCGGGGCGTCTATCATCTCGCCGTCGACCCGGAGGACGCCCTCACCCTCGCTCGCCGCGTGGGCGGTGAGCACCCGTCGCGCCCACGCCACCTGGTCGTCGCTCGGGGAGAACGCCTCGTTCATCACCGGCACCTGTGCCGGGTGGATGGCCATCTTCCCGTCGTACCCCAGGTCGCGGGCGAACGCGCACTCCTCGCGCAGGCGCTCGGTCCCCTCGATGTCGGTGAAGACGGTGTCGACGGCGTCGACCCGCGCGGCGCTGGCCGCGAGGACGACGTGCTCGCGGGCGTAGAGCACCTCCGTCCCTTCTTCGGTCCGGTTCGCGCCGATGTCGGCCGAGAGGTCCTCGGCGCCGAA
This genomic window contains:
- a CDS encoding Glu/Leu/Phe/Val family dehydrogenase — translated: MSDAANPFESLQEQLDDAAHHLDVSSDLLERLKHPERIIETNLTVELDDGSLEVFKAFRSQFNGDRGPYKGGIRYHPDVGRDEVKALSGWMVYKTAIVDIPYGGGKGGIAIDPRQYSDGELERVTRAFAKELRPFIGPDTDVPAPDVNTGQREMNWIKDTYETLENTTAPGVVTGKAPDSGGSAGRVEATGRSVMLTAREAFDYLGKDTEGATVAVQGYGNAGSVAAKLIQSELGADVVAVSDSGGAIYHSEGFDAAAVKDVKDESGSVTDYEDVEEELSNEELLTLDVDLLVPAALENAIDEDIAREMEADVVVEAANGPVTPDADDVLTEREVAVFPDILANAGGVTVSYFEWVQNRQRFYWTEERVNDELERYIVDGFDALVTAYEGKDAPSFRTAAYIVAIDRVVSAYEQGGTWP
- a CDS encoding DUF3784 domain-containing protein, producing MQEAWLFDVGAGGAVALLGAAVWLGDVPARVAGYDAERVTDESALTAFVGRWVVLVGALLVAMGLFGSRRPLPDSAWVGYAGVVLVVCCYLAYGSRRYEA